The following are encoded together in the Microterricola viridarii genome:
- a CDS encoding SRPBCC domain-containing protein, with protein MSPRPTGRFAHRGDGLYLLLDRLFTAPIADVWFSLTNPHEMEKWIGTYTGQPSTGGVKFRMTSEPEAEWEYVSILECEAPHRFLAESREGPDQMRVFCHLSEAGGMTSLTLGQRLHNPSEATTLGPGWDYYLDRLIAARAGKALPEWEHYYPAHAGYYRELVVPAKSA; from the coding sequence ATGTCGCCCAGGCCCACCGGAAGATTCGCCCATCGAGGCGACGGCCTCTACCTGTTGCTCGACAGGCTGTTCACCGCTCCGATCGCGGACGTCTGGTTCAGCCTGACGAACCCGCACGAGATGGAGAAATGGATCGGCACCTACACCGGGCAGCCGTCCACCGGCGGGGTCAAGTTCCGCATGACGAGCGAGCCAGAGGCCGAGTGGGAGTACGTCAGCATCCTGGAATGTGAGGCACCGCACCGCTTCCTGGCCGAGTCACGGGAGGGCCCAGACCAGATGCGTGTGTTCTGCCACCTCTCCGAGGCCGGCGGCATGACCTCGCTGACCTTGGGCCAGCGGCTTCACAATCCCTCGGAGGCCACAACGCTCGGCCCGGGCTGGGACTACTACCTGGACCGGCTGATCGCCGCCCGCGCCGGTAAGGCCCTGCCGGAGTGGGAGCACTACTACCCCGCGCACGCCGGCTACTACCGCGAACTCGTGGTACCAGCCAAGAGCGCGTAG
- a CDS encoding winged helix-turn-helix transcriptional regulator: MTEPATAERGAISAAASAMLEDRGPCSAGHDGSSTIKDVLSRIGDKWSLLIIGMLDAGPQRFTALQRNVTGISHRMLTHTLRSLQRDGLVSRTSYPEIPPRVEYAVTPLGRTLIAPVLGLVHWADANHDEIQRSREAFDDAR, translated from the coding sequence ATGACAGAACCAGCCACCGCCGAACGCGGGGCGATCTCAGCCGCGGCCTCCGCGATGCTCGAAGACCGCGGTCCCTGCAGCGCGGGCCATGACGGCAGCAGCACCATCAAAGACGTGCTCTCGCGCATCGGCGACAAGTGGAGTCTGCTCATCATCGGCATGCTCGACGCCGGCCCCCAGCGCTTCACCGCATTGCAGCGCAACGTCACCGGCATCTCGCACCGCATGCTCACGCACACCCTGCGCAGCCTGCAGCGCGACGGCCTCGTGTCGCGCACCAGCTATCCCGAGATTCCGCCGCGCGTCGAGTACGCCGTGACGCCGCTCGGGCGCACCCTCATTGCGCCCGTGCTCGGGCTCGTGCACTGGGCGGATGCCAACCACGACGAGATTCAGCGCAGCCGCGAAGCCTTCGACGACGCGCGCTGA
- a CDS encoding leucyl aminopeptidase: MSELDHTLIPGDFARLPSQDTPATVVFVDEFSADLDATGYFVAADGDVSAELGLNREQLAKLGFEGKAGQTQTVLAASGALAIAVGLGSLELPALEEGAIDADAADAAANALRDAGAAFARAAAGHARIGLDLGSIASLGADAVLDAAGLDAIVEGVLLARYRFNPLKAKPKGTALESLELRGAADIDGAAEAVRHAVIGARAANITRDLCNNPPGHLTATDIADLAVELAAQHGFSAEVFDKQALIELGCGGLLGVNAGSHEEPRMVKLRYTPAAGAPAERGHLALVGKGIMYDSGGISLKPSDPMHLLMKMDMGGAAAVLGAFTALRDLGVETEVTGFLMCTDNMPSGTATKLGDVLVARNGTTVEVKNTDAEGRLVMMDALALAAEEKPDAIVDIATLTGAVLMALGQATAGVIGNNQDIVDQLLDAAATVDEPAWQLPLEKKYRKQLDSDIADLGNIGGRFAGATTAALFLNEFVDGLPWAHLDIAGTMQSDSDDAWRSAGATGYGARLLADFALNFTPVQ, from the coding sequence ATGTCTGAACTCGACCACACCCTGATCCCGGGCGACTTCGCCCGGCTGCCCTCCCAGGACACTCCGGCCACCGTGGTCTTCGTCGACGAGTTCTCGGCCGACCTCGATGCCACCGGGTACTTCGTCGCCGCCGACGGCGACGTCTCCGCAGAACTGGGCCTCAACCGGGAGCAGCTGGCGAAGCTCGGTTTCGAGGGCAAGGCCGGCCAGACGCAGACGGTGCTCGCGGCATCCGGCGCCCTGGCGATCGCGGTGGGTCTCGGCAGCCTCGAGCTGCCCGCGCTGGAGGAGGGCGCGATTGACGCCGATGCAGCAGATGCCGCGGCGAACGCCCTGCGCGACGCCGGTGCCGCCTTCGCCCGCGCCGCAGCCGGCCACGCCCGGATCGGGCTGGACCTCGGCTCGATCGCCAGCCTCGGTGCCGATGCAGTGCTCGACGCGGCAGGCCTCGACGCCATCGTCGAGGGCGTGCTGCTGGCCCGCTACCGCTTCAACCCGCTCAAGGCGAAGCCGAAGGGCACTGCGCTGGAGAGCCTCGAGCTGCGCGGCGCCGCCGACATCGACGGGGCAGCGGAGGCCGTGCGGCACGCCGTGATCGGCGCCCGCGCCGCCAACATCACCCGGGACCTCTGCAACAACCCTCCCGGGCACCTGACGGCGACCGACATCGCCGACCTCGCTGTCGAGCTGGCCGCCCAGCACGGCTTCAGCGCGGAGGTGTTCGACAAGCAGGCCCTGATCGAGCTCGGCTGCGGCGGCCTGCTCGGCGTCAACGCCGGCAGCCACGAAGAGCCGCGCATGGTCAAGCTGCGCTACACGCCGGCGGCTGGCGCACCGGCAGAGCGCGGCCACCTCGCCCTCGTCGGCAAGGGCATCATGTACGACTCCGGCGGCATCAGCCTCAAGCCCTCCGACCCCATGCACCTGCTGATGAAGATGGACATGGGCGGGGCCGCGGCCGTGCTCGGCGCGTTCACGGCGCTGCGCGACCTGGGCGTTGAGACCGAGGTCACCGGCTTCCTGATGTGCACCGACAACATGCCGTCCGGCACCGCGACGAAGCTCGGCGACGTGCTGGTGGCCCGCAACGGCACCACCGTCGAGGTGAAGAACACGGATGCAGAGGGCCGCCTGGTCATGATGGACGCCCTCGCGCTCGCCGCAGAGGAGAAGCCCGACGCGATCGTCGACATCGCCACCCTCACCGGCGCCGTGCTGATGGCGCTCGGCCAGGCCACGGCCGGCGTGATCGGCAACAACCAGGACATCGTCGACCAGCTGCTCGATGCGGCGGCCACCGTCGACGAGCCGGCGTGGCAGCTGCCGCTGGAGAAGAAGTACCGCAAGCAGCTCGACTCCGACATCGCCGATCTCGGCAACATCGGTGGGCGCTTCGCCGGGGCGACGACCGCCGCGCTGTTCCTCAACGAGTTCGTCGACGGCCTGCCCTGGGCGCACCTGGACATCGCCGGAACGATGCAGTCAGACTCCGACGATGCGTGGCGCTCGGCCGGCGCGACCGGTTACGGCGCGCGCCTGCTCGCCGACTTCGCGCTGAACTTCACGCCCGTTCAGTAG
- a CDS encoding MFS transporter, protein MSTKSSAVLDVAVKASWLPLIVVVLTQIQASFAVNALTVSMAGITSELNTPATSVGTAITAGTFAMAAFILLGAKVGARFGTRLVFQIAVVIHGVAMAVVALSQTAAMLFVAQAASGAVIALIAPALTVFIASNFKGEQQARSIGFLAAAIPAAGVLALLIAGAFASTIGWRWSFALIVGLAVVNLALSFRLKKIEPQKDLLIDWVGALYAAVSVILLSFGFSGLSSWGLVLASDDAPFTVLGLSPAPVLIVAGTIVGQLFFSWIRKQQKAGKPRIFDLAVLKSSKEKAVTACMAMMLFVGTAANFLIPLYLQVVQGRTSFETSLAIIPYTLSIFLASTFVANLYKRFPPRQIARAGFVVVAFGLILLAFTIQYGWGQGFVVAGLITLGLGQGSIVALVFNTLLSAAPKRLAGDVGAWRGLVHNMSGSVGIAVASVFAVSVLAGLIHTAADEHPEIPASLIEQVDINNANFLTNDQLADVLATTTANEAEAAAALEINEAARLRALQISLLGLAAIALLAIVPAGRMPNRLPGDLPEHLESNPEPGDEERDDAEIAAAEAR, encoded by the coding sequence ATGTCCACGAAGTCCAGTGCGGTTCTCGACGTGGCGGTGAAGGCCTCCTGGCTGCCGTTGATCGTCGTGGTGCTCACCCAGATCCAGGCGTCCTTCGCGGTGAACGCGCTCACCGTCTCGATGGCGGGCATCACCAGCGAGCTGAACACCCCGGCCACCTCGGTCGGAACCGCGATCACGGCGGGCACCTTCGCCATGGCGGCGTTCATCCTGCTCGGCGCTAAGGTCGGCGCCCGGTTCGGCACCCGCCTCGTGTTCCAGATCGCGGTCGTCATCCACGGCGTCGCCATGGCGGTGGTGGCGCTCAGCCAGACCGCGGCCATGCTGTTCGTGGCGCAGGCGGCATCCGGTGCTGTCATCGCCCTGATCGCGCCCGCGCTCACCGTGTTCATCGCCAGCAACTTCAAGGGCGAGCAGCAGGCCCGCTCGATCGGCTTCCTCGCAGCGGCCATCCCGGCGGCCGGCGTGCTCGCGTTGCTGATCGCCGGCGCTTTTGCCTCGACGATCGGTTGGCGCTGGTCGTTCGCCCTTATTGTGGGCCTCGCCGTCGTCAACCTGGCACTGAGCTTCCGGCTCAAGAAGATCGAGCCGCAGAAAGACCTGCTCATCGACTGGGTGGGCGCGCTCTACGCCGCCGTCTCTGTCATCCTGTTGAGCTTCGGCTTCAGCGGCCTCTCCTCGTGGGGCCTCGTGCTGGCCTCGGATGACGCCCCGTTCACCGTTCTCGGGCTCTCACCCGCCCCGGTGCTGATCGTGGCAGGCACCATCGTCGGTCAGCTGTTCTTCTCCTGGATCCGCAAGCAGCAGAAGGCCGGCAAGCCGCGCATCTTCGACCTCGCCGTGCTGAAGAGCAGCAAGGAGAAGGCGGTCACCGCCTGCATGGCGATGATGCTCTTCGTTGGCACCGCCGCCAACTTCCTGATCCCGCTGTACCTGCAGGTCGTACAGGGCCGCACGAGCTTCGAGACCTCGCTCGCGATCATCCCCTACACGCTGTCGATCTTCCTGGCGAGCACCTTCGTCGCCAACCTGTACAAGCGCTTCCCGCCGCGTCAGATCGCCCGTGCCGGCTTCGTCGTCGTCGCCTTCGGCCTGATATTGCTCGCCTTCACCATCCAGTACGGCTGGGGCCAGGGCTTCGTCGTGGCCGGCCTGATCACGCTCGGCCTCGGCCAGGGATCGATCGTCGCCCTGGTCTTCAACACGCTGCTCTCGGCCGCCCCCAAGCGCCTCGCCGGCGATGTCGGCGCGTGGCGCGGGCTGGTGCACAACATGTCGGGCTCGGTGGGTATCGCCGTCGCCAGCGTCTTCGCGGTGAGCGTGCTGGCCGGGCTCATCCACACGGCGGCCGACGAGCACCCGGAGATCCCCGCGTCGCTGATCGAGCAGGTCGACATCAACAACGCCAACTTCCTGACGAACGACCAGCTGGCCGACGTTTTGGCCACGACCACCGCCAACGAGGCGGAGGCCGCTGCCGCACTCGAGATCAACGAGGCGGCACGCCTCCGCGCGCTGCAGATCTCGCTGCTCGGTCTCGCGGCGATCGCACTGCTCGCGATCGTGCCGGCCGGCCGCATGCCGAACCGACTGCCGGGCGACCTGCCGGAGCACCTGGAGAGCAACCCGGAGCCTGGCGACGAGGAGCGCGACGACGCCGAGATCGCGGCCGCCGAGGCTCGTTGA
- a CDS encoding DoxX family protein, translated as MTIALWIATGLLAAIYLLAGSLKLTMPREKLAPQMHWVEDYSDAQVKTIGALQLLGAIGLILPAATGILPWLTPTAAFALLVVQILAARVHLRRNEKSSLPVNAVLAVFALAVGALWLA; from the coding sequence TTGACCATCGCCCTCTGGATCGCCACCGGTCTTCTCGCCGCCATCTACCTGCTCGCCGGCTCCCTCAAGCTCACCATGCCGCGCGAGAAGCTCGCACCTCAGATGCACTGGGTCGAGGACTACAGCGACGCTCAGGTCAAGACCATCGGCGCACTGCAGCTGCTGGGAGCGATCGGGCTCATCCTTCCCGCCGCCACCGGAATTCTGCCGTGGCTGACCCCGACGGCCGCATTCGCGCTGCTCGTCGTGCAGATTCTCGCCGCCCGCGTGCACCTGCGCCGCAACGAGAAGTCATCGCTGCCGGTCAACGCTGTACTGGCCGTTTTCGCCCTCGCCGTCGGAGCCCTCTGGCTCGCCTGA
- a CDS encoding AI-2E family transporter produces MPRGTIVHRARAEQHNPKPSMFHEHPLRWGFTVTIGVLIALVLALTLFNLSSVLISVFAALFISLGLDPLLRWFQKLGLPRGWAIVTVIALIVGLIATILLIVIPFLVGQIQEFVRTVPAQFAALESSGWFAQLDERTGGVIGNITDWAQKTISDPKFWATIGGGAVQVGVAVTDAVSSAFFVAVLTIWFVAGLDTMKTAAYSLVAASHREVFSGYSNRILDSVGRYLSGMVVLAFINSVFSVIVLSLVGVSFAFIVGVIVFFITLIPLIGTVITTAFMTVIALFVSPTAALITLISMLIYMQVEAYILTPRVMSKAVQVPGSIVLISALAGGTLAGLGGALVAIPISAGIILLIREVLIPAKARS; encoded by the coding sequence ATGCCACGCGGAACGATCGTGCACCGCGCACGCGCCGAGCAGCACAACCCGAAGCCGAGTATGTTCCACGAGCACCCGCTGCGCTGGGGCTTCACGGTGACGATCGGCGTGCTCATCGCCCTGGTGCTCGCGCTCACGCTGTTCAACCTCAGCTCCGTGCTCATCTCGGTGTTCGCCGCGCTGTTCATCAGCCTGGGGCTCGACCCGCTGCTGCGCTGGTTCCAGAAGCTCGGGCTGCCCCGGGGCTGGGCGATCGTCACCGTGATCGCGCTCATCGTCGGGCTGATCGCCACGATCCTGCTCATCGTGATCCCGTTCCTGGTCGGTCAGATCCAGGAATTCGTGCGCACGGTGCCCGCACAGTTCGCTGCGCTGGAGTCGAGCGGCTGGTTCGCCCAGCTCGACGAGCGCACCGGCGGCGTCATCGGCAACATCACCGACTGGGCCCAGAAGACGATCTCCGACCCGAAGTTCTGGGCGACGATCGGCGGCGGGGCAGTGCAGGTGGGCGTCGCCGTGACGGATGCCGTGAGCAGCGCCTTCTTCGTCGCGGTGCTCACCATCTGGTTCGTGGCGGGCCTCGACACCATGAAGACCGCCGCCTACTCGCTCGTCGCGGCATCCCACCGTGAGGTGTTCAGCGGGTACTCGAATAGGATCTTGGACTCCGTCGGACGCTACCTGAGCGGCATGGTCGTGCTGGCGTTCATCAACTCGGTGTTCAGCGTGATCGTGCTCAGCCTGGTCGGCGTGAGCTTCGCGTTCATCGTCGGCGTCATCGTGTTCTTCATCACGCTGATCCCGCTCATCGGTACGGTCATCACGACGGCGTTCATGACGGTTATCGCGCTCTTCGTCTCGCCGACGGCGGCACTGATCACCCTGATCTCGATGCTGATCTACATGCAGGTGGAGGCGTACATCCTCACCCCGCGCGTGATGAGCAAGGCGGTGCAGGTGCCCGGTTCGATCGTGCTGATTTCGGCCCTCGCCGGCGGCACGCTGGCAGGCCTCGGCGGCGCCCTCGTCGCGATCCCGATCTCAGCCGGAATCATCCTGCTGATCCGCGAGGTGCTGATCCCGGCGAAGGCCCGCAGCTAG
- a CDS encoding LacI family DNA-binding transcriptional regulator, producing the protein MGRRVTVKDVASAANVSPSTASRVLSGQADVDPAMARRVHEASTRLRYSANVMARALRTRQTDTIGVVVPAINNPYFIGAVEAIAQVLTDTGRSLILCDSHDDVATEARQIELLRNRMVDGLVVIPVSATESAAAISAAALDLPVVQLDRVAEGGGTDFVGSDEFEGVRLAIEHLRGRGARSFAFIGAQPTTSTADARLRAFRALTSDDEGARERELLGDFTTEWGRTAAWTLVNSGPLPDAIMCGADIIALGVLTTLRAANVAVPGQVKVISHDDLFIATMVSPQLSSVRQPLATMAQEAVALLDARSKDPERPVRKSVFAPTVELRESSLLPLAATEAAANAATERA; encoded by the coding sequence ATGGGTAGAAGAGTGACGGTCAAGGACGTGGCGTCGGCCGCCAATGTGTCCCCGTCGACAGCGTCGCGGGTGCTCTCCGGCCAGGCCGACGTCGACCCGGCGATGGCACGGCGGGTTCACGAGGCCAGCACGCGTCTGCGCTACTCGGCCAATGTCATGGCCAGGGCGCTGCGCACCCGCCAGACCGACACGATCGGCGTCGTCGTTCCCGCCATCAACAACCCCTACTTCATCGGGGCCGTCGAGGCGATCGCGCAGGTGTTGACCGACACCGGGCGCTCCCTGATCCTCTGCGACTCCCACGACGACGTGGCAACGGAGGCCCGCCAGATCGAGCTGCTTCGCAACCGGATGGTCGACGGGCTCGTTGTCATTCCGGTCTCCGCCACCGAGTCGGCCGCGGCCATCAGCGCCGCCGCACTCGACCTCCCCGTCGTGCAGCTCGACCGTGTCGCGGAGGGCGGCGGCACCGATTTCGTCGGCTCCGACGAGTTCGAGGGCGTTCGCCTGGCCATCGAGCACCTGCGGGGCCGCGGGGCGCGCTCGTTTGCCTTCATCGGCGCGCAGCCGACCACGAGCACCGCCGACGCCCGGTTGCGCGCCTTCCGTGCGCTCACGAGCGACGACGAGGGCGCCCGCGAGCGCGAGCTGCTCGGCGACTTCACCACCGAGTGGGGGCGCACGGCGGCCTGGACCCTGGTCAACAGCGGGCCGCTCCCCGACGCGATCATGTGCGGTGCCGACATCATCGCCCTCGGCGTGCTCACGACGCTGCGCGCGGCCAACGTCGCGGTGCCGGGGCAGGTCAAGGTCATCAGCCACGACGACCTCTTCATCGCCACGATGGTGTCGCCGCAGCTCAGCTCGGTGCGCCAGCCGCTCGCCACGATGGCCCAGGAGGCCGTCGCACTGTTGGACGCCCGGTCCAAAGACCCGGAGCGCCCCGTTCGCAAGAGTGTCTTCGCCCCCACCGTGGAGCTCAGGGAGTCCAGCCTGCTGCCGTTGGCGGCCACCGAGGCGGCCGCCAACGCGGCTACTGAACGGGCGTGA
- a CDS encoding nucleoside hydrolase has protein sequence MERFIIDTDPGIDDAGALFWALATDKFHVEALTTVFGNVNVQKATANARKITHLSGRPDLPIWVGAPRPLVGEPNFAEHIHRPSGVGYWEYPDPAPGTDGPTEAVQKMIDLVMSNPGEISIMALAPLTNVALAISLEPKFAENVRRIIYMGGAALTWGNASPVASANIFNDPEAAEIVVQSGAKLTQVGLDVCRKFSVTPDRVEKLWASGSPMGRALCEMIGYPDRHQDTTEMPEWKAEGMHLNDVPCVAYAINPDWFQVRHLRVDVELDGKHTRGQTVVQMVDRWGGVPNVDVLLDINAAAVADALVESVTAFGTRN, from the coding sequence ATGGAACGCTTCATCATTGACACTGACCCCGGCATCGACGACGCCGGCGCACTGTTCTGGGCACTCGCAACGGACAAGTTCCACGTCGAGGCGCTCACCACCGTCTTCGGGAACGTGAACGTGCAGAAGGCAACCGCCAACGCACGGAAGATCACACACCTGTCGGGTCGCCCCGACCTGCCGATCTGGGTTGGCGCTCCCCGCCCACTGGTCGGTGAGCCGAACTTCGCCGAGCACATTCACCGCCCCAGCGGCGTTGGGTACTGGGAATACCCCGATCCGGCTCCCGGCACCGACGGCCCCACCGAGGCCGTGCAGAAGATGATCGACCTCGTCATGTCAAACCCGGGCGAGATCAGCATCATGGCGCTCGCACCGCTCACGAACGTCGCTCTCGCGATCTCGTTGGAGCCGAAGTTTGCTGAGAACGTCCGTCGCATCATCTACATGGGTGGAGCAGCTCTCACGTGGGGCAACGCCTCTCCTGTTGCCAGCGCGAACATTTTCAACGATCCTGAAGCCGCCGAAATCGTCGTGCAATCTGGCGCCAAGCTCACGCAGGTTGGTCTTGACGTGTGCCGCAAGTTCTCGGTCACCCCTGACCGGGTCGAGAAGCTGTGGGCATCAGGTTCACCCATGGGCCGCGCCCTCTGCGAAATGATCGGCTACCCCGACCGCCACCAGGACACCACTGAGATGCCCGAGTGGAAGGCAGAAGGCATGCACCTGAACGATGTTCCCTGCGTCGCCTACGCCATCAACCCGGACTGGTTCCAGGTGCGTCACCTGCGCGTCGATGTTGAACTGGACGGCAAGCACACCCGCGGACAGACAGTCGTGCAGATGGTTGACCGTTGGGGCGGTGTCCCCAACGTTGATGTGTTGCTGGACATTAACGCGGCAGCCGTGGCAGACGCGCTCGTCGAGTCCGTCACCGCCTTCGGCACCAGGAACTAG
- a CDS encoding MFS transporter — MITQDVTAPTSAQLTGNATKTERKNLRALSWGHALEWYDWAIFGLLSSYLGAHFFPADNEFASTLNALAVFAVGFIARPIGGIVFGSIADRLGRRKIMIFAIAAVSFGSFVIGVMPGYETIGVAAPIIVVAMRLLQGLSAGVEAPLGTAYALELVPNRPGYVSGFFGFFNNLGNLLAPLSIFFLTQLLTGDNLAEWGWRIPFIIGGLFGLIVLWLRSTLPETLDVDGAREAKSEKKQLPSVWVDVRKYWLSVLATVFIVGAIQAYNYTWIAGLPNLARAAFQEDPAAVFAITTGFGIFMTLGALFLSKVLDRFAMSKVFVVARVLAIPTIFLSLLYSQPGIGTFAGVMFGGAIVLLLNMTIFVTVSNSLLPQHIRGTGLGLGYGFGVALFGGTASFLLLWLQGEGMFWMFPIYIAALCAISVVLYLVAKKRNGIFVGK; from the coding sequence ATGATCACACAAGACGTCACGGCACCCACGTCAGCACAGCTGACAGGCAACGCCACCAAAACCGAGCGTAAGAACCTTCGCGCGCTCAGCTGGGGCCACGCCCTCGAATGGTACGACTGGGCGATCTTCGGTCTGCTCTCTTCCTACCTTGGGGCCCACTTCTTCCCCGCAGACAACGAATTCGCATCGACACTGAATGCGCTCGCCGTCTTCGCCGTTGGATTCATTGCTCGCCCCATTGGCGGCATCGTCTTCGGATCTATCGCCGACCGTCTCGGCCGCCGCAAGATCATGATCTTCGCCATCGCAGCCGTTTCCTTCGGCAGCTTCGTCATCGGCGTCATGCCGGGATACGAGACCATCGGCGTTGCCGCTCCGATCATCGTCGTCGCCATGCGTCTGCTGCAGGGTCTGTCTGCCGGCGTCGAGGCACCGCTCGGCACCGCCTACGCACTCGAACTGGTTCCGAACCGCCCCGGTTATGTCTCCGGTTTCTTCGGATTCTTCAACAACCTCGGAAACCTGCTCGCACCACTGTCGATCTTCTTCCTCACACAGCTGCTCACGGGTGACAACCTCGCAGAGTGGGGCTGGCGCATTCCGTTCATCATCGGCGGTCTGTTCGGTCTCATCGTGCTGTGGCTGCGCAGCACGCTGCCTGAGACGCTCGACGTCGACGGCGCGCGCGAAGCAAAGTCTGAGAAGAAGCAGCTCCCCTCGGTATGGGTCGACGTACGCAAGTACTGGCTGAGCGTTCTGGCCACCGTCTTCATCGTCGGCGCCATCCAGGCCTACAACTACACGTGGATCGCTGGCCTGCCCAACCTCGCGCGCGCTGCTTTCCAGGAAGACCCGGCCGCTGTTTTCGCCATCACCACGGGCTTCGGAATCTTCATGACTCTTGGCGCGCTGTTCCTCAGCAAGGTTCTTGACCGCTTCGCGATGTCGAAGGTCTTCGTCGTTGCTCGCGTCCTGGCAATTCCGACGATCTTCCTGTCATTGCTGTACTCACAGCCCGGCATCGGAACCTTCGCAGGGGTCATGTTCGGTGGCGCGATCGTGTTGCTTCTCAACATGACGATCTTCGTCACGGTCTCCAACTCGTTGCTGCCCCAGCACATCCGCGGCACGGGCCTCGGCCTCGGCTACGGCTTCGGTGTTGCGCTCTTCGGCGGCACCGCTTCGTTCCTGCTGCTGTGGCTGCAGGGCGAGGGCATGTTCTGGATGTTCCCGATTTACATCGCCGCCCTGTGCGCAATCAGCGTGGTTCTGTACCTCGTGGCCAAGAAGCGCAACGGCATCTTCGTCGGTAAGTAG
- the rbsK gene encoding ribokinase: protein MAPKQETEIVVVGSANIDLVATVESRPQPGETVHALGYAEFLGGKGSNQAIAAARLGRQVAFVGLVGNDPEAQTVRGALANEGIDLQHLASVKSFSTGRAIIIVDSAAENSIVVVGGANAQLGTEHIAAAAELIENAPIVVAQLEIPIETVTEVARMAKGTFVLNPAPAQPLPAALLDAVDILVVNETEYESVSGCTFPEDRELLAEQLRTQSLPAAVVITLGGQGALVWDSTTLSHISTPRVQVVDTTGAGDTFIGALVDALSRGENLTSAAHWAVHAASLSVGALGATVGMPRRQEVAALLENIREATPPRLP from the coding sequence ATGGCGCCGAAGCAAGAAACAGAGATTGTCGTAGTCGGCAGCGCGAACATCGATTTGGTCGCAACCGTCGAGTCTCGCCCCCAGCCGGGTGAGACCGTACATGCATTGGGATACGCCGAGTTCCTAGGCGGTAAGGGCAGCAACCAGGCCATCGCCGCCGCACGGCTCGGGCGTCAGGTCGCATTCGTCGGCCTCGTCGGAAACGACCCGGAAGCGCAGACCGTGCGCGGTGCGCTGGCCAATGAGGGCATCGACCTTCAGCACCTCGCCAGCGTGAAATCGTTCTCTACGGGTCGCGCCATCATCATCGTCGACAGCGCCGCAGAGAACTCGATCGTCGTGGTCGGCGGCGCCAACGCGCAGCTCGGCACCGAGCACATCGCCGCGGCCGCTGAGCTGATCGAGAACGCACCGATCGTCGTCGCCCAGCTGGAGATCCCGATCGAGACCGTCACCGAGGTGGCGCGCATGGCGAAGGGCACCTTCGTGCTGAACCCGGCACCGGCCCAGCCGCTGCCCGCCGCACTGCTCGATGCCGTCGACATCCTCGTCGTCAACGAGACCGAGTACGAGTCCGTGTCTGGCTGCACGTTCCCGGAGGACCGCGAGCTGCTCGCGGAGCAGCTGCGCACGCAGTCGCTCCCCGCCGCCGTTGTGATCACCCTCGGCGGCCAGGGCGCACTCGTTTGGGACTCGACGACACTCAGCCACATTTCCACCCCGCGGGTGCAGGTGGTCGACACCACCGGCGCAGGCGACACGTTCATCGGAGCGCTTGTTGATGCCCTGAGCCGCGGGGAAAACCTCACCTCGGCAGCGCACTGGGCCGTGCATGCCGCTTCCCTCTCCGTCGGTGCGCTCGGCGCAACCGTCGGAATGCCCCGTCGCCAGGAAGTGGCGGCGCTGCTGGAGAACATCCGGGAGGCAACGCCGCCCCGCCTGCCATAA